GTCCAAGTCGTCACCCCCGACTCCCTCAACGACGAACAACGCGAAGCCCTCGAAGCCTTCGCGGAAGCCGGCGGCGAGGAAATCGACGTCGAACAGGGCTTCTTCGAGAAACTGAAGAACTCACTCTAGCCCACTTTTTGCTATGCGAGGCGCGCTGCGCGCGCCTCGCTTGCAAAAACTTGGGGAAAAAGCCTCCGCTCACTACGTTCGCGGAGTGAACCGCTCGCGCGTTCCGAGGCGGCTTCGCCGCCTCGCGGCGCTCGCGGATGCTCAGTTATCAGCCGGACAGCCGGTCGTATCTCAACACGGAAAGGCGTTAGTCCGCGGCGGCCCGAGCGTCGGGTATGGAGACGCTCGCTGACGTTGTCGGTTCGTTGGACGACCCGGACCGCCCGGCGGTTCGCGCGGGGCGAGTACACGACGCGCGGGAGACGCGCTCTCGCATCTACAAGACGGGGAACGCGCTCCGACACCGGGGCGTGCGGGAGGACGCGGGCGTGGCGATTCTGGACGTCGCCGCGCCGCAGGCCATCCACGCGTTCTTCGGCGCGGCGCTGCTCGGGTCGACGGTTCGGTTCGGCCCGGACCGCGTGGTCGAGAGCCGCGTGCTCGCGGGGCCGACCGAGCGCCTCGGCGAGTACGACCTGCCGCCGGGCGGCCAGCGCGTCGGCTGGGGGTCGCCGCCCGCGGACCCGTCGTGGATGCACTTCGAGCGCGACGTGTGGAGCGAGAACCCCGCGTTCCCGGAGCCCGACGTGACCGCGGCGACCGGAGTCCTGCCGGGCGTGACACACGGCGAACTGGTGGCGGCCGCCGAGTCGGTCGCGGCGGAGTTAGACGGCGAGGACGTCGTCGCGGTGCGCGCGCCGCTCTCGCATCCGGGAACGGTTGCGGCGGGCGTCGTCGCGCCGCTGGTCGCCGGTGCGTCGGTGCTGTTGCCGTCGGACGGGGAGACCGGTACCGTCGCGGTGACGACCGGAGACGCCCCCGAGGAGCGCGCGATTCTGCCGGACGACGCGGCCCCTGAGTGAGTGCGAACCATTCTCGCGGAACCAATTTACGGGGGGATTGAGACGGGAGAGGTATGCCCGGAACAGTCTTCCGTCGTGGCGACCGTGTCACCCTCTGCACGGTCGAACACGAGGACGCCGAGTTCGTCCAACGGGGGCACAACCACCCCGACGTGGGCGTGTCGCTCGGACTGAGCCAACCCGAGAACGAGTCAGAGGCCGAATCCCACGTCGCGCAGTACGAGGACGACCCTCTGAACGTCAGCCTGCTCGTCTGCGTCGACGGCGAGGGCGACGGCCCGACGCCCGTCGGGAAGGTGTCGCTGATGGACCTCCACCACACGCGCCCCGAAATCTCGTACTGGGTGCTCCCGGAGTACCACGGGAACGGCTACGGTACCGAGGCCGTCGAACTGCTCGTCGACTACGCGTTCTCGGCACACGAGATCAGAGGCCTGCAGGCCCAGGCGTTCGCGCCGAACGAGGGGTCTGTCGGCGTGTTGGAGAATCTCGGATTCACCCACGAGGGGACGCTTCGAGACGCCCGGTTCCGCGACGGCGAGTACGTCGACGTGGTGTGGTACGGACTGCTCCGCGAGGAGTGGGAGGACAACTGATGCCGGGACCAATCGTCGAGGTCGGCGACGACCTCGTGTTGCGCACCGTCGAGCGCGAGGACGCGGCGTTCGTCCAGCGACTGTTCGCGGACCCGTTCGCTCGCCTCGGCTTCCACGAGAGCACCGCGAAAACCGAGTCCGAGGTCGAGGAACTCATCGAGGAGCAGGTCGAGGACGGCGACAACGTCGGCTACATGGTGTGTCGGGACGACGACAGCGCGGACTACGACCACCCCGACGACGACGAGACGACGCGCGTGGCGTTCGTCTACGGCCACCACGTCGACCGCGACCGGCCGTCGCTGGCGTTCTGGATTCCGCCCGAGCGCCGGGAGGACGGCGTCGGTGCGGCCGCACTCGAACTGGTGTTGGATTCCCTGTTCCGCACGTACGACGCCCACAGCGTCGGCGCGACCGTCGTTGGCGGCGACGACTACGCGGCGTCCGTCGTCGAGGGCGCTGGCTTCGTCGAGGAGGGGTACGGCCGCGAGGTCCAGTTCGTCGAGGGCGAGTACCGGGACGTGACCGAGTACGGACTGCTCCGCGAGGAGTGGAGCGAGGACTGATGCCGGGGACACTCGTCACCGAGGGCGACGACGTCGTGTTCCGTACCGTCGAATCTGAGGACGCGCCGCTCGTCCAGCGGTCGAGCGCCGACCCCCGCATCCGGTACTCGTACGGCGCCCTCCACCACCGGTCGCTCGCCGAGCAGGAGGAGGGACTCGAACACTGGGCGGAGGGCGACGGCAACGCGGTGTTCGTCGCGTGCGTCGATGACGACCGAGCGCCCGGTCACCCCGAGGAGACGACGCCCATCGGGTGTTTCTCCGCCCGGAACGTCGACGGTGACCGGGCGTGGCTGGCGTACTGGCTGCTCCCCGAGTTCCACGGCGAGGGCTACGGCCGCGACATGGCGGAGACCGGCATCGGCTACGTGTTCCGGAACTTCGCCGTCCACGGCATCACCGCGGGCGCCTACGACTTCAACGAGGCGTCCCGGGGCCTCCTCGAATCGCTGGGGTTCGAGGAGGTGGCGCGCCGCCGCGAGTCCCGGTTCATCGACGGCGACTACCGTGACACCGTCCAGTACGACCTGCTCCGGCGGGAGTGGGAGGGCTGAGATGCCGGGGCCGGTCGTGGCGCGCGGCGAGCGCGTGACGTTCCGCACGGTCGAGCGCGAGGACGCCGAGTTCCGCCAGCGCGCGGCGACCGACCCCCGCCTCCGGTACCCGTTGGGGATGCCCACTCACTTCAGCGGCGCCGAGGCGGAGAGCCTCGTGGAGCAGTACGACGAGGGGAGCGACCGCCTCGCGTACGTCGTCTGTCTGGACGACGAGGACGCCCCAGAGGGTCACCCGGACGAGGACGACACGACGCGAATCGGCCTCGTACACGCCTACGACGTGGACACCGAGCGCGCGCACCTCGCGTACTGGCTGCTCCCCGAGTACCACGGCGAGGGCTACGGTCGCGAGTCGGCGTCCCTGCTCGTCGACCTCGCGTTCCGCACGTCGTCGGTCCACGGCGTCGGCGCCGGCGCGTTCGCGTTCAACGACGCGTCCCGCGGCGTCCTCGAATCGCTGGGGTTCACGCAGGAGTACCGACACCGCGAGGCGGAGTTCGTGGACGGCGCGTACCGGGACTTCGTGGAGTACGGTCTGTTGCGCCGCGAGTGGGCCGAAGAATAACGCTTTTTTGCGTGGCTGTGGTCCGGTCGGTTCCATGACGGGTACCGCGCGCTGTGTCGTGCGTCGCGACGAGGAGTTGTTGGTCGAGGAGGTCTTCGACGGCGAGCGCGCGTTCCGGCCGCTCGGTCGGCGAGTCGGCGACGGAGAGTCGCCCGAGGGCGCCGTCGAGCAGGAGTTCTCGGACGTGCTCGGCGTCGGTTTGAACGGCCTCTCGCCGCTCGGCACGTACGACGGCGTGCGCGTCTTCGAGGCGGACGCGGACGCGACGTGGGTGTACGCCGAGGAGGGGTTCACCGTCTACGACCCCGAGTCCGGCGAGACGGCGCGGGTGTGTTGGCTCCACGTCGACGACTTCCGAAAGTACGGCGAGAAACTGCGGCCCGAGGGGTTGCTCGGGGACCTCTAAGAAATTTCTAGCGGGCTTCCTTGAGTTTCGCGAGCGCGTCCGGGTTCTCGATGCTGGAGAGGTCGCCGATGTCCTCGCCCGTGTACGCGCCCTCGATGGCGCGCCGGATGATTTTCCCGGACTGGGTCTTCGGGAACTCGTCGACGAACAGGATTTCCCGCGGGCGGAACGGCTTGCCGAGTTCCTCGCCGACGTGCTCGCGGAGTTCCTCGCGGAGCGCGTCCGCGACCTCGACGCCGTCTTCGAGAATCACGTACGCGACGACGGCCTCGCCCGTGGTGTCGTCGGGGACGCCGACCGCGGCGGCCTGATTCACGTCCGCGTGGTCGATGAGCGCGCCCTCCACCTCGGCGGGACCGACTTTGCGCCCGGCGACGTTGATGGCGTCGTCGGCGCGCCCGTGCAGGAACCAGAAGCCGTCGGTGTCCTTCTGGGCCCAGTCGCCGTGGTTCCACACGTCCTCGAAGCGCGACCAGTACTCCTCGAGATATCGCTCGTCGCCGCTCCAGAGGCTCTTTGTCATCGCGGGGTTCGAGGACCGCGCGACGAGGTAGCCCCGTTCGTGCTCGTCCGCGATGCTCGCGCCGTCCTCGTCCACGATGTCGATGTCCATCCCGAGGCCGGGACCGCCGAGCGTGCAGGGCTTGAGTCCCTGAATCGGCATCGGCATCAGGAAACAGCCGAACACCTCGGTCCCGCCGGAGATGTTGATGATGGGCGTGTCGCCGCCACCGATTTCCTCGTAGAACCACTGCCAGGACTCGGGGTCCCACGGTTCGCCTGTCGACCCGAGCAGGCGCAACGTGGAGAGGTCGTGGCCCTCCACGTAGTCGTCGCCGTACTTGCGGAGCGCGCGAATCGCGGTCGGCGAGATGCCGAACTGGGTGACGCCGTGGCGGTCTATCATCTCCCAGAAGCGGTCGGGTTCGGGGTAGTCCGGCGCGCCCTCGTACATCACGATGGTGCCGCCGAACGCGTGGTTCCCGATGAGCGTCCACGGCCCCATCATCCACCCGATGTCCGACACCCAGAAGAAGCGGTCGCCGGGCTTCTGGTCGAACCCGAAGTGAATCTCCTTGGCGGGCTGGACGAGCGCGCCGCCGTGCGTGTGGACGATGCCCTTCGGCTTCCCCGTGGTTCCCGACGAGTACAGGAGCATACAGGGGTCGCTGGCGTCCATCACGCGCGTCTCGAACTCGTCGTCCTGTTCGGCGACCGTCTCGTCCCACCACTCGTCGCGGCGCGTCCACCGCAGGGTCTTGTCCTCGCTGTCCGCGATGCCGAGGCGGTCGTAGACGATGGTGTGTTCGACGTGGCCGGCCTGCTCGATGGCCTCGTCGGCGGTCTCCTTCAGCGTAATCTCGTCGCCGCGCCGGTAGAAGCCGTCCCCGGTGAACAGCACCGAACACTCCGAGTCCTCGATGCGCGTGGCGGTGGCGTCCACGCCGAACCCGGAGAAGATGGGGACCGCGATGGCGCCGACCTTGAAGATGCCGTAGAGGATGCTCTGGACCTCCGGCACCATCGGCATGTAGAGACCGACCGTGTCGCCCTCGCCGATGCCGCGGTCGGTCAGGGCGTTGGCCACCTTGTTCGCCTGCCGGTGGAGGTCGTGGTAGGTCTGCTGGCGGACCTCGCCGCCCTCGCCCTCCCAGATGCACGCGACGTGGTTGCGCGTCCCCGAATTCACGCGCGCGTGCCGGTCGAGCGTGTTGTGCGCGACGTTCAGTTTCGCGCCCGGGTACCACTGCGTGAACTGCGGGCCGTCCGTCTCGTCGCGCACGGCGTCCCACCGCTCGTGGAACTCCAACCCGAGGTAGTCCGGGAGTTCGCCCCAGAACCAGTCGAGGTCGGTGGTCGTGCGCTCGATGAGTTCGTCGTAGTCCGCGACGTCGTGGGCCTGCATGAACTGCCAGACGTTCGTGGACTCGACGAACTCCTGGGTCGGCTCGTGGACGATTTCGTCCACCTCGTCGAGCGAATCCATGTGTGGCAACACTTTCCTTCGGGTGAAAGTAGTTTCGCAGTTTCGGGCCGGCGACCCCGCCAGTTCACAACCACTAAGAGACTGTCACGCGGACTCGAACGTGTATGCGCGCGGACGGAGCGTCGACGCGGTCCCCGCTGGTCGCCGTAGCGCTCGCCGTCGCGCTCGCGGCGTCGGCGGCCGTCGGCGGCGTGCTGGCGTTCGGGTCGCCGGGGGCGCCGACGCCCGACCCCATCGGGCTCGACGCGAGCGAGGCGTACGACGACGTCGACGGCCTGCAGGCGACCCGCACCACGGTCGTCGAGCGCGGCGGCGAGACACACCGGACGGTCGCCGAGGTCCGCCTCCGGCCCGGCACCCAGTACCGGCACATCGCGGTCGAGGCGGCCACCGACCGACGGTACGAACTGGTGGTGGCCAACGGTTCCGCGCTCGCGCTCTACGACCGGGACGCCAACGCCGTGGCGCGATTCGGACTGTCCGGGCCGGTCGACCCGCGAACGCCCGGCGACCGCATCGAGGCGCTGTTCGAGCGACTGAACGTCACCGCGCCCGACGGTTCGGCGTCGACCACCGCGAGCGTCTCCCCGCTCCCGGTCGTGCCGCGGACGGACGACGGCCCGACGCCGACGGCCACCGACGCGGGCCACCTCCGCATTTCGTTCGACGGCACCGCGACCGTGGACGGCCGCGAAGCGTACGTTCTGCGCGTAAGCGAAGCGGCGGGCGCGGCGAGCGACTTCGAGCAGACGCTCTGGGTGGACGCGGAACACTTCTTCCCGCTGAAACAGCGCACCGAGTGGGCCGACGGCGGCGAGTCGGCGTCGGTGACGACGACCTACGAGAACGTCACGTTCGACCCCGGACTCGGCGACGACGCGTTCGCGTTCGACGCGCCCGCGAACGCCACCGTCGAGACGCTCGACACCCCCGAGCAGACGACGTACGCGACAGTCGACCGCTTGCGCGAGGCGACCGACCTCGCGGTTCCCCGGCCGGACGTCCCGGTGTCGTTCCGGCTGGCGTACGCGTCGAAGACGAACGGCGAGGTGTCGGGCGTCGGCGTGCAGTACGTCAGCGAGACCGGGAGCCTGTCGGTCGCGAAGTACAGTCGGACGTTCCCGGCGCGCGGCGACCGCACGGTGTCACTCGGCGAGACGGAGGCCGCGGTGTCGGTCGGTTCCACGACGTCGGTGTCGTGGAACTGCGGCGACTACCGGTACACGGTCCGCGGGCAGGGCGTCCCGGTGGACGTGCTCGTGAGCGTCGCGAAGTCGGTCGCCTGCGAGTGATGTCAGCGGTTCCACTCGTCGCCCCGCAAACGCTTTTCCGAGGGCCGTCCAACGTCTGGGTGTGATGTACGCCCGCGACGCGAAGAAACACGAGGAGGTGTGGTTGCTAGACCGCCTCGACGAGTTCGGGTTCGAGGACCCGGCGTTCCGCTCGCGGGACTACGTCCTCGCCGTCGACGAGGACACCCGCGAGCGCGCCGGGTTCGCGCGGTTCCGGGTTCACTCGGGCGACGCGACGGCGGACGACGAGCGCGTCTGCGAGTTCACGAACATCGGCGTGCGCGAGGACTGGCGCGGTCGCGGCGTCGGCGCCCACCTCCTCGAACACCTCGTGGAGGAGGCGGGCGCACAGGGCATCGACGGCGCGTACGCGCTCACCGACGAGGGCGACTACCTGACGCAGTTCGGGTTCGAGCGCGTCGACGAGAGCGACCTGCCGGCGCCGCTCCCGGAGCGCCTCGCCGCGGTCCGCGAGTACCAGCCCGAGGCCGAGTCGCTGTACCTCTCGTTCGCCGACTTCGAGATGCCGGACCGGCTCCGCCGGCGGTTCGCGGACGACGAGGACGACGGCGACGAGGAGTCCGCCGAGGACTTCGGCATCGACCCGGACACGGCGACGTACAAGTACGACACCGGCGGCTGATAGCCGGTCGATACCGCCACGCATTTTTCGCACTCCGGAGTCCGACCACACATGAGCGACGCCCCTCCAGTCGACGCCGCGAGTCCGACTAGCGACCTGCGGCCCGCCCTGACCGGCATCGCGTTCGTCCTGTCCGGCATCCAGTTGACTCTCGTCGGACTGTTCGGCGGCAGCAGCTTCCTCGCCGTCGTCACCGGCTTCGCGCTCTCGGCCGGCGGCGTACTCCGAGCGCTGACTGCGTGAAGACGTCCCACGCACACTGAACGCTTTTGCCGCCCGGACCCGGTCACCCCAGTATGCCCAGTGAGTTCGTCACGCCGCCAGCGATGGAACCCGGCGACAGCGTCGCCGTCCTCGCGCCCTCATCCGGCGGCGCACAGGACGCCCGCCACCTCCTCGAACTGGCCCTCGACCGCCTCCGCGACACCTTCGACCTCGAACCCGTCGTGTACCCGACGGCGCGACAGGGCAACGACTTCCTCGCCGACCACCCGCGGGCGCGAGCCGCCGACCTCCACGCGGCGTTCCGCGACCCCGAGATTTCGGGGGTGTTCGCGACCATCGGCGGCGCCGACCAACTGCGCGTGCTGAAACACCTCGACGGCGACGTGCTCCGCGAGCACGCGACGCGGTTCTACGGCATGAGCGACAACTCGAACGTGGGCCTCTACCTCTGGCGCGAGGGCGTCGTCTCCTACAACGGCGCGCAGTTGCTGAACGAAATCGCGACGCCGGGCGGCGTCCCCGAGTACACCGAGCGCTACTGCCGGCGGGCGTTCTTCGAGGAGACGCTCGGCGAACTCGAACCGAGCGAGGCGTGGACCGACGAGCCGAGTCGCTGGTGGACCGACCCGAGTCTGATGGGCGAGCGACCCGAGTACGAACCGAACCCCGGCTGGCGGTGGGCGGGCGGCGACGAGTCCGCGACGGGGCGGCTCTGGGGCGGCTGTCTGTCCATCGTAGACTGGCATCTCGCCAGCGACCGCTACCTCCCCGACCCCGCGCGACTGGACGGCCAGATTCTCTGCGTAGAGACCTCCGAGTACGTCCCGCTCCCCGGTGACGTCGGCGGGAGCCTGATGGCGATGGGCGAACGCGGCCTGTTAGAGCGCTTCGGCGCCGTTCTCCTCGGCCGACCGCCCACGCGGAGCCACGTCGCCGACCCGCCCCGCGGTGACCGCGACGCGTACCGTGAGGCGGTCTACGACGCGGTCGCCGAGCAGGTCGAGCGATACAACCCCGACGCCCCCGTCGTGATGGGGCTGGACTGGGGGCACACGAACCCGATTGCGCCGCTCCCGATAGGGCGCGAGGCGACCGTCGACCCCGAGGCCGAGCGCGTCGTCGTGCGGTAGTCGCCGGAACGTACAACCATTAAGACGGTGAACCGCCTGCGTTCACGCATGTACGACGAGGACGACCTCGCGGCGATACGCGAGGGCCGCGAGGAGTGGGAGGAGGACACGCTCGGCCCCACGCTCGACCGGTTCGGGGAGCGCAAGGAGGAGTTCACCACGGACACCGGCGGGCAGACCGTCGACCCCCTGTACACGCCCGAGGACGTGGCCGACACCGACTACGACGAGGACCTCGGGTTCCCCGGCGAGGAGCCCTACACCCGGGGCGTCTACCCGACGATGTACCGCGGTCGGCTGTGGACGATGCGCCAGTACGCCGGGATGGGCACCGCCGCGGAGACCAACGAGCGCTTCCACTACCTGCTCGACGAGGGGCAGACCGGTCTCTCGATGGCGTTCGACCTGCCGACCCAGATGGGGTACGACTCCGACGCGACGATGGCCCAGGGCGAAGTCGGGAAGTCCGGCGTCGCCA
The nucleotide sequence above comes from Halobacterium litoreum. Encoded proteins:
- a CDS encoding AMP-binding protein; protein product: MDSLDEVDEIVHEPTQEFVESTNVWQFMQAHDVADYDELIERTTTDLDWFWGELPDYLGLEFHERWDAVRDETDGPQFTQWYPGAKLNVAHNTLDRHARVNSGTRNHVACIWEGEGGEVRQQTYHDLHRQANKVANALTDRGIGEGDTVGLYMPMVPEVQSILYGIFKVGAIAVPIFSGFGVDATATRIEDSECSVLFTGDGFYRRGDEITLKETADEAIEQAGHVEHTIVYDRLGIADSEDKTLRWTRRDEWWDETVAEQDDEFETRVMDASDPCMLLYSSGTTGKPKGIVHTHGGALVQPAKEIHFGFDQKPGDRFFWVSDIGWMMGPWTLIGNHAFGGTIVMYEGAPDYPEPDRFWEMIDRHGVTQFGISPTAIRALRKYGDDYVEGHDLSTLRLLGSTGEPWDPESWQWFYEEIGGGDTPIINISGGTEVFGCFLMPMPIQGLKPCTLGGPGLGMDIDIVDEDGASIADEHERGYLVARSSNPAMTKSLWSGDERYLEEYWSRFEDVWNHGDWAQKDTDGFWFLHGRADDAINVAGRKVGPAEVEGALIDHADVNQAAAVGVPDDTTGEAVVAYVILEDGVEVADALREELREHVGEELGKPFRPREILFVDEFPKTQSGKIIRRAIEGAYTGEDIGDLSSIENPDALAKLKEAR
- a CDS encoding GNAT family N-acetyltransferase, with product MPGPIVEVGDDLVLRTVEREDAAFVQRLFADPFARLGFHESTAKTESEVEELIEEQVEDGDNVGYMVCRDDDSADYDHPDDDETTRVAFVYGHHVDRDRPSLAFWIPPERREDGVGAAALELVLDSLFRTYDAHSVGATVVGGDDYAASVVEGAGFVEEGYGREVQFVEGEYRDVTEYGLLREEWSED
- a CDS encoding GNAT family N-acetyltransferase, whose protein sequence is MPGPVVARGERVTFRTVEREDAEFRQRAATDPRLRYPLGMPTHFSGAEAESLVEQYDEGSDRLAYVVCLDDEDAPEGHPDEDDTTRIGLVHAYDVDTERAHLAYWLLPEYHGEGYGRESASLLVDLAFRTSSVHGVGAGAFAFNDASRGVLESLGFTQEYRHREAEFVDGAYRDFVEYGLLRREWAEE
- a CDS encoding GNAT family N-acetyltransferase is translated as MPGTLVTEGDDVVFRTVESEDAPLVQRSSADPRIRYSYGALHHRSLAEQEEGLEHWAEGDGNAVFVACVDDDRAPGHPEETTPIGCFSARNVDGDRAWLAYWLLPEFHGEGYGRDMAETGIGYVFRNFAVHGITAGAYDFNEASRGLLESLGFEEVARRRESRFIDGDYRDTVQYDLLRREWEG
- a CDS encoding S66 family peptidase — protein: MPSEFVTPPAMEPGDSVAVLAPSSGGAQDARHLLELALDRLRDTFDLEPVVYPTARQGNDFLADHPRARAADLHAAFRDPEISGVFATIGGADQLRVLKHLDGDVLREHATRFYGMSDNSNVGLYLWREGVVSYNGAQLLNEIATPGGVPEYTERYCRRAFFEETLGELEPSEAWTDEPSRWWTDPSLMGERPEYEPNPGWRWAGGDESATGRLWGGCLSIVDWHLASDRYLPDPARLDGQILCVETSEYVPLPGDVGGSLMAMGERGLLERFGAVLLGRPPTRSHVADPPRGDRDAYREAVYDAVAEQVERYNPDAPVVMGLDWGHTNPIAPLPIGREATVDPEAERVVVR
- a CDS encoding NUDIX hydrolase encodes the protein MTGTARCVVRRDEELLVEEVFDGERAFRPLGRRVGDGESPEGAVEQEFSDVLGVGLNGLSPLGTYDGVRVFEADADATWVYAEEGFTVYDPESGETARVCWLHVDDFRKYGEKLRPEGLLGDL
- a CDS encoding class I adenylate-forming enzyme family protein, with amino-acid sequence METLADVVGSLDDPDRPAVRAGRVHDARETRSRIYKTGNALRHRGVREDAGVAILDVAAPQAIHAFFGAALLGSTVRFGPDRVVESRVLAGPTERLGEYDLPPGGQRVGWGSPPADPSWMHFERDVWSENPAFPEPDVTAATGVLPGVTHGELVAAAESVAAELDGEDVVAVRAPLSHPGTVAAGVVAPLVAGASVLLPSDGETGTVAVTTGDAPEERAILPDDAAPE
- a CDS encoding LolA family protein, whose product is MRADGASTRSPLVAVALAVALAASAAVGGVLAFGSPGAPTPDPIGLDASEAYDDVDGLQATRTTVVERGGETHRTVAEVRLRPGTQYRHIAVEAATDRRYELVVANGSALALYDRDANAVARFGLSGPVDPRTPGDRIEALFERLNVTAPDGSASTTASVSPLPVVPRTDDGPTPTATDAGHLRISFDGTATVDGREAYVLRVSEAAGAASDFEQTLWVDAEHFFPLKQRTEWADGGESASVTTTYENVTFDPGLGDDAFAFDAPANATVETLDTPEQTTYATVDRLREATDLAVPRPDVPVSFRLAYASKTNGEVSGVGVQYVSETGSLSVAKYSRTFPARGDRTVSLGETEAAVSVGSTTSVSWNCGDYRYTVRGQGVPVDVLVSVAKSVACE
- a CDS encoding GNAT family N-acetyltransferase codes for the protein MPGTVFRRGDRVTLCTVEHEDAEFVQRGHNHPDVGVSLGLSQPENESEAESHVAQYEDDPLNVSLLVCVDGEGDGPTPVGKVSLMDLHHTRPEISYWVLPEYHGNGYGTEAVELLVDYAFSAHEIRGLQAQAFAPNEGSVGVLENLGFTHEGTLRDARFRDGEYVDVVWYGLLREEWEDN
- a CDS encoding GNAT family N-acetyltransferase — translated: MYARDAKKHEEVWLLDRLDEFGFEDPAFRSRDYVLAVDEDTRERAGFARFRVHSGDATADDERVCEFTNIGVREDWRGRGVGAHLLEHLVEEAGAQGIDGAYALTDEGDYLTQFGFERVDESDLPAPLPERLAAVREYQPEAESLYLSFADFEMPDRLRRRFADDEDDGDEESAEDFGIDPDTATYKYDTGG